The genome window atcaaaGTGTCTGCAGCTGTCACAAACTCCTATGGCTGCATTTTTATGTatgaacatgtttgtgttttcaacagGCACTAGAGGCCTGGGTCCTAATGTAATGGCCACACTAAGGGCAAGGTGGCTTCTGTCCATCTTGCTGTACAGTCTGCGACATTATTTTGCTAAAGGTAGGTTTATTAAAGACTCAACACAGTGATCATATACTGCTTCATGTACAGTTGTTATTCTGTTCTGAAATGCTGACCTGTTTactccattacatttatttaacagctagatatataaacatatttacaaagcCTAAATATAATAACTTTAGTGTTATTATAAAAGAGTATGTCTAACCTTTGGTTATATAAGAATAAGATATATAGGAATATATTTTGTATCTTTCATGCTCTTTTAAACTTACAATAACGAGGGGTGGTCACAACGCAAGTGTTTACTTTGGCTGAAATGAATGACCTTACATTAAgcttaatatgttttattaatgataaCATTTGCATGCCTGTAAGTGTTTCTCATTTGTCAACTCAACTTAGATGAATATGCATTTCTCTAGTAAGGGGTGGTTTTAGTTAAGAATTACCTCAGAGTTTAATGAGCAGTATAGTTGGCATTTATACTAAAGATTAACTTGTTTTGGCAATAAAAACACCTACATGCCTTTACTGTAAGTGTGACCGTAAGTCGTATTGTATTTCTGTCTAAACTAAAGAGGAAGCTGTGACAAAGGAAGTGTGCAGTAAATTGGACAAGACTGATCAAAGTGTTCATTTCCTGTTCACAGTACTGGCAGCGTGCTTCCCTGCAACGTGTTGTGTGTAGTCTAAATTGATCACTTCTAGAAGCGTATATGGGCTTACGAGAAATGGGTGAAGGTGGCAGTCTTGTGATGAATagaaaaaaggtgtgtgtgtgtgtgtgtgtgtgtgtgtgtgcatgtacatgtgtttttggGGATGGGCAGCATGTATGAGTGAATAGGtactttgtgtattttccttGTGGTTAATATCAGATGTCTAACTATTGCTTTCTAGCacttttttcatcatctttctGATATATTTATATGCTCTTTCTATTTATGCCTCTTTGCTATTACTGTAAGTGTATGTAATTCATCTGTCTTTGcgaatattaataaaaaaaaaaggaaatcatcaCAGCTTTCTatgactttttaaatttctacCTGCAGTGTGTGacgtttgttttcatttcttcaaaCTGGATAAATATTTGgtcatttgtttctgtgactCATGATATCCTGGCAGTTTGTCACCGCGGGTCTGTACCTTTGCTTCTAGTGACTCATGGTGGAAGAATGTTGGATTAGACATTTTAGTATATGCCACCATCCAGAGATTCACTGCTGTTTTCCTCTTATATGAGACAGTAAAGAGCTGTTTGATGTGTAAATGATTTGGACAGGGCAatagatatttaaaaagtacttCAAACTGGGTTCTATATGAAGTTTTAATCCAACCCTAGCAATTATGTTGCTATTTTATTAagaatttcaattcaattcaattcaattttatttgtatagcgccaatttacaacagaagttatctcaaggcactttacagtgtaaggtttaagaccttacagaaaatatttatacaaaaattatagagaaaacccaacaatcccatttgagcaagctttaggcaacagtggagaggaaaaactccctttagaggaagaaacctccagcagaaccaggctcatagtgggcggccatctgcctcgaccggttggggtgagtggaaagagaagagagaaaagaacagcaggcaataaagacaacaacaagcatcaagaacattgggcagatgaactggattctggagatgtacagctccaggccgaggatacctgcagaaaagtacagagagagggagacagagaggaggaaacacaactaaaagagagagaagacacaaagttaatgacatgcaatggtggcatttgcattgatacaggagaaaggagagaggagaggagctcagtttatcagtagaggtcccccagcagaataacctatatcagcataactaagagatggttcagagtcacctgatccatctctaactataagctttataaaaaaggaaagttttaagtctagtcttaaatgtagagacggtgtctgcctcccgaacctggactgggagctggttccacaggagaggggcttggtagctaaaggctctgcctcccattctacatttggaaactctaggaaccacaagtaaacctgcagtctgagaacggagagttctgcttggaagataaggaactatgaggtctttaagataagattaAGAACACTTCCCTAAAATGTTTAGGAGTGTTGTACTAGTGCTGGTTTTGTACCAACATAGaatcatttatgttttataatCTTCAATCTTCTTTCCCCAGgttctcctgctcctccctctGATCCTGAGTGTTTTATCCCATGTGATGAAAAAACCTGTCATGTGGACATTCACTGTACTTGGGATCCAAGGCAGGACACTCAGATCCTCACAAACTACACGCTGCACTGGGAGACGAGACATAGCGAgtaaacaaaatcacaaatattcTGTGTCTTAATCATCTGACAGCTATAAAATAGTGATTACAAAAATGTCATTACTTGGGGAGAAGGCTTCTGATTTTGTTTTACCTCTCTtgtcttgttctgttttctgtcatatAGGAAGGGGTTTGTGACCAGTGAGACTAGTAGAAATGCCTCTATCCACCGTGAAGACTTCTCCAGTCATAGTGAGCTTCGTGTTTGGGTCGAGGCTATCAATCAATATGGTTCTGCCAAATCTCAGAAAGTTGTCTTCAACAACACCGAAGATATCGGTAAGTCAGCTCTTAATTAACCTGTTTCAATGTAACTATTTGTACAgacttttagtttattttcctATTATTGGTTGTGAGTGCTATTTCAAAGCgtgcttctgtttctgtattCAGTCAAGCCACCACCACCTAACATCGCCCTGAGCCACCAGGAGTCTTTAGAGATTGAGTGGAGTTCCAACTGTGATCAGCTTCATCTCTCTGTGGGACCGTGTGAACTCCAACATCGGACTGAAGCAAACCAAGTTTGGGtccaggtgttttttttagttttattattgcctctgtttttcttttttatctcaAGATTACCCCCATTTTGTTGTGGAGTATGCACTGTGAGTGAAGGGACAGTGCACAAGAATTAATAAATTGATGGAAAAACAGACCATTTCTAATCTTGCAAGGAAAAGTGCATATTGTTAATTGACTAAAGGTTTGATCGGCATAGTATGCTCAAGCTCCTTCTTTCCCTTTCTTCACAGTCCGAGAGTGGGATCTTATACAGCTACACTTTGGAGAATCCCCAGCCCTGCACAGTCCATGAGTTTAAAGTTCGCTGTGCCTGTAGTACAGGCAAGACAAGTGACTGGAGTGAAATCTTGAAGAGTGAAGAACCTTGGGCACAGAAAGGTTAATCCTCTTTTATTATATGGTTCGATATTTTGCAGTGGCAAAGATCTTGGAAAAGCTGTATAAATATTTGAAGTATCTTTTAAGTAGATGTACTAAATGTGCTGAACTGTACAGTGGATAGGTAATAAAACTGATACCACACTcatatgtatataataaatatgactGGAGCTCCTTAAAAAAGCCAGATATGACATGTTAATTAGGGGGCTTTAGAGATGCTGATAGGCAGACTGACAAATATGAGAGACGTAACTTTTGGcaagaaaactaaaatgatgaAACATGACGATATTAGctttcttcactttcacttttatttttaaggcGTATAGTGTATTGACACTaattacacaaatataaacCACAAAGCACTGTCTAATCTCAGATAATCTAAGCTCACAAACCTTTAATTTTGCGTTcctaaaactaaatctaaactAAACCGCCGAGTTACACAAACCTGCACTGGGTTCTGATTAACCActggttttctgtctttctcttttgcctccatTTAGCTCCTGGTGGACAGCTGGATATATGGAGGGACTGTGGCATATCCCCTGCAGGCTTTGATTGTGTTCTGACCTGGAAGGTAAGTAAAGAATTATCAACTATAATTACTCTCTGGTTATTATAATGACTCAGAGTCTCCTTTTTTATCTCAGCCCTCACTATCCTCTTCTTGTCTTTATACCATCCAGAAGCTTCCTAAATCTCAGACCTGCGGCCTCATTCTGGGATATGATGTCAGGCTGACTTACAACAATGGCACAGTGATGCTGATGAATGTGTCCACTGATGGACAAAGTGGCCAGTTAGTGTGTGATGGGATGAAATGCTacctcatgtcctctctcaAGGATGTATCGTCAGTCAGTGTATCAGCCTACAACGCTCGTGGTGCCACTGTGCCTGCTCATCTAGCACTGCTAGGGCCAAGTATCAGTTGTCCTGACTGTCATAAAAGTAAGGAACATTTTGTATTGGTGGCAATATTCTCAAAACATTTAACACCTAAAAGTAGCCTTTTGGTGAGACGTTAACTTCCAGACCCTGGCGTTTCTGGTTTAGGTGTAATTCACAGCGCATTTTAGAGTTAATTGTATGTTCATGTTCACAATTGTTTGACAAATCATTATTTGTACTTTAAATAATCACCAACAAACCTAAAGAATGTGTGCTACATTAAGAGTGAGCCATAATGAGAACTTCTAATTGAATCTAGTTGACTCTTATCTAATTCCTCTTCATGTTCCAGTGTATTGAAGATAAATATCTTTTGCTAAAACGAAGAGGTTTCTTTAGACAAAGTGAGTAAAAAAACGACAAAGATGATATTAGCCTCTTGGTAAGAATAGTGACAGTTTGTGAATATGATCTCGTGCTGTGATGTCTATCAGGCTTTTTAGTGTTCGTTAACAGTGAATGAGTTTAAAGGTTATAAGTTATAGTGCTATAAGTATACATGGTTTTGTCTGCTAACACACTAAcaaagcatttgtttttttgttttttaaggtaAAGAAAAAGCTCAACAAAGTATTGACGTCAAAATGAGTGTGGAGAACCTCACTGTGTCTTGGAATTTGACGTCTCAGCTCTTTAACAGCCTGAATGAAAGTGTAGTGCAATACAAGCAAGTAGGGCGTCCTCTAGGCCAAGGATTTGACTGGATCAAAGTCAATAAAAATCTAACAACAGGAATTTTTAAAGGTCTGTTTGCTTATGTTACTTTGATAGCAGTAAGATATGTAGAGATGTTACTGTAagatgtgttttactttaaaattgGACGTGTTGACTACTTTTCACTGTTTTACTCTGGCATGTGTCTCCATCTACAGGTCAGTTTAACAAATCCACGCCGTacaatgtgtcagtgtttacaG of Anabas testudineus chromosome 8, fAnaTes1.2, whole genome shotgun sequence contains these proteins:
- the il12rb2l gene encoding interleukin 12 receptor, beta 2a, like, with the protein product MATLRARWLLSILLYSLRHYFAKGSPAPPSDPECFIPCDEKTCHVDIHCTWDPRQDTQILTNYTLHWETRHSEKGFVTSETSRNASIHREDFSSHSELRVWVEAINQYGSAKSQKVVFNNTEDIVKPPPPNIALSHQESLEIEWSSNCDQLHLSVGPCELQHRTEANQVWVQSESGILYSYTLENPQPCTVHEFKVRCACSTGKTSDWSEILKSEEPWAQKAPGGQLDIWRDCGISPAGFDCVLTWKKLPKSQTCGLILGYDVRLTYNNGTVMLMNVSTDGQSGQLVCDGMKCYLMSSLKDVSSVSVSAYNARGATVPAHLALLGPSISCPDCHKSKEKAQQSIDVKMSVENLTVSWNLTSQLFNSLNESVVQYKQVGRPLGQGFDWIKVNKNLTTGIFKGQFNKSTPYNVSVFTVSHNRDVHHFSSLIRYSLEGTPPRVTSFKVLSIAATQVTLSWEPIPLSKQNGVIRCYQIGIDGQNVRNVSPSTQYDNYSFDLKPLNPDQNYEVWIRAVTSAGPGENAITRFKTKQHENDVQLMQILLIIILVFVLLVICFLVVFFRFCRGEKKACPLMPHFVYDKVPDPRNSHIFKNMKHQINDSLAWLCKPSHEPNPDISVLEIVEQPETLNIPKKKTSKLTGIDMSIVEDGCSQMDCQDDHKEDVVTEDCDRTDNRYEREQYSKMVDSDEERDKEREDSDGCSNASEEDEFTSGYEKHFMPTALEILEVS